One Nostoc sp. CENA543 genomic window, CGGGAAAAGTTGTGACCCAGGAATTCCATATTTCCGTGACACCAGTAGGGCAGAATGACTATTTGGTGCGGACGGAAAAAGTAGCGACAGGGGTGCCATTGGCAGAGGAATTAGTGAATTGGCCGGTGAATGATTGGCTGGCTATGGCTAGTCATCTGATGAATGACCCCCTAAAAATAGTCTTACAGGGAGAGACGATCGCATCTGGTGCGATCGCTAATAACTCTGTAAACTTAGTGGCATTGGGACAACAACTTTATCAAGCCCTGTTTCAAGGCACACTCAGAGATAGTTGGATTACAGCTCAAGGAATTGCCCAAAATCAACAACAAGTGCTACGGCTAAGATTAGGGCTGAAGGATAATAGATTAGCACGCCTACCGTGGGAAGTCATGCACGCAGGCGATCGCCCCCTGGCTACAGGCCCCTATGTTGCGTTTTCTCGCTTCCAAAGTGGCATTTCTCCCGCCTCTGGTGTTCCTTCTAATAATCGGCCTCAACTCCCAGAAGACGGTGTGATTCGAGTGTTGATGGTACTAGCCTCCCCTTCCGATCAGGCTAGTTTAAATTTACTCAAACAAGAAGCCATCAAACTACAAGCGGAATTACACCGTCAACTACCTAGATCCTTAAATGGCGGTTATTATCTCCCAGAAATTGAACTCACTTTGTTAGATCAACCAGGAAGAGAGGAGTTAACCCAAGCTTTAGAACAAGGTAGATTTCATGTCCTCCATTATTCAGGGCATAGTAATTTAGGGCCAAATGGTGGGGAAATCTATCTAGTCAGCAATAGAACAGGCTTGACAGAAACCCTCAGTGGTGATGATTTAGCAGGTTTATTAGTTAACAACAATATTAAAATGGCGGTATTTAATTCCTGTTGGGGAACATATACTGCTACTAGCGGCATTCCTAGAGATTCTTGGGAACGTAATCTGACAGAAAGTTTAGTCAAGCGGGGTATTCAAAGCGTTTTGGCGATGTCAGAAAGAATTCCTGATGAAGTCGCACTGACACTTACCCAATTGTTTTATCGCAACCTTAGCCAAGGCTATCCTGTAGATTTATGCGTGAGTCGTGTTCGTCAAGGGTTAATTTCGGCCTATGGTTCGCCTCAGCTGTATTGGGCATTACCGATTTTATATCTCCATGCAGAATTTAACGGTTTTCTCTATCCCAAAACTACTAATGACAATCATACAGATGCCCTTGCAGAATATAGTCCACCTGTGAGCAATAATTCCCTGCCGGCTGTGGGTTATTCTGCTGTGGTTGATGAACCTGATATGTCTGTACCCATTGAAGGGACAATTCCTTCGGAGTTAGCCCGTGACAATTCTGGTTTAGATTGGTTAGGAGAAGATACTTGGGGTGATTTAGTCGATGAAATCGAGTACGATGATCCCACCTATGCTGAAGATTATGCTTTTGTTTCTGATATCTTTCGTCAGTTAGAACAGCCAATCACGGAAAACGAAGTCGCAGAAGCACAGCCACCAAGTCCACCACCCAAACCTAATCAAACTGCGTCAGAAACTCCTGTTAATGCAGCACCCAAAGAACCAGAGTCACCCAATTTAGTACCTGTGACTAAAAATGCTAGCTCTCAAAGTGTATCCAAGGTGCATAATTTCCGCCCTGCATCGTCAAAAAAACGTCAACGCCGTCAAAAAAGCCCAATATTAGCGATGGTTGGTGTAGGTGCGATCGCTTTTATAGTATCTTTTGCTTTGTTGTGGCAAATTCGCCAATCCTCCATACGCAAAACTCCCCCTATTCCTTCCCCGACTCAAACTAGTCAGACTCCTACAGATATTCAGCAAATGTCTACAGACATGGTAACAACTGTTGCCACCAGCAAATTAAATCAAGGTGAATTAGAAGCAGGGTTAGCAGCTGTAGAAGAATTACTAAATCGCAATGCGCTAGATAATGCGGAAATAGCTTTGAATTTAATTTCTCGCCAGGACATTCAAAAACCTGCTGTTAACTTTCTCAGAGGCCGATTAGCTTGGCAATCTCTCAAGCGAGAAAACACAAAATATAGCATTGACGATGTGCGTCGTTATTGGGACAATGCTGTGCGGGGAAATCCCGACTCATCTGAATATCAAAATGCTTTAGGTTTTGCCTATTATATGGAAGGCAACTTAAACCAAGCTAATGCTTCTTGGCTACAGGCTTTAAGTTCAGCATTGGCAACACAAAATTCTGATTTTCAGGCGCAATTACCGCCGGAAGCCTTAACTTCCTATGCTGGTTTGGCCTTGGGAATGTATAAATCTGCACGAAGTTTCACAGGAAATAGACGTACTCAATATCTCAAAGAAGCGATCAAATTGCGACAAACTGTTCTTCAGCAAGATCCATTAAATTTCCAAGCTGAGAAACTAGGGAATAATTGGTTGTGGACAGAAAGGACTATAGCAGATTGGCGATCGCTACTGCGACAAGAGGAAATCACTGAAAATTAGTTGATGATGGTTTTGCGATGTTCTAGCCATAGGATAGTTGCTGTACCTATGGCATAAGCAATTATATCTTTCCAGTCAAATGTACTGCCTAAAGCCACGGCTAGAATTTTATACTTTTGCCATCCCAAATAATTCACAAAGTTAAAATATTGCAAAACTTCGATAAAACAAGCAAAGGCAAATACTGATAAAGCTACAGTAGATGATTTGATTTGCCAAAAGGATTTGATAAAGCAATAAATCAGAATAACTACTAAAACATCTCCAATCAGGGGACGGATAAAACCATCATCTATAAATACAGCAATACATACCTCGATGATGAATAATATAATTGTCCAATAAAAATATTTTTGGTTGAATTTGAGCATAATTATTTAATTGGGCATTGGGAATGGGGCATAGGAAGCATAGTAGATGCAGTTATATAGTGGTTATCCGTTGAATTTATTACTGTTTTTACCTCTTTCCTTGTAGGAGAGAGGCTTTGAGTTTTATTCCCCTTCCCTTGTAGGGAAGGGGTTAGAGGTTAGGTTTGTATTCCATTCAACTGCAAACCCATATAACTTAAATTTTGCATGAGGAACAAAGCAACGTGACACAGTGGTTAGCATTACTAATTTCTTTGGTAATTGAAATACCAGTGGTATTTTTCATATTAGTAATTATGCGTCAGTTGTCTTTAGATCATATCTATAAAGTGTTGATTTTCACCTGTGGTGCTACTCTTTTTACTCATCCTTTAGCTTGGGAAAGTAACCAGATACTGATTCCCTATATGGAATTTCCTTGGAGGTTAGGGTTAATAGAAATTATTGTAGCGATCGCGGAAGGTATTTTGTATAAGATAACTTTAAATTTGGCTTGGCGACAGGGTTTATTTATATCAATCATGGCTAATACAGCATCGTTTTTGGGAGGTTTATTTATTGCTCAATTTTTGGGATGATATACCTTGAAAACTTATTTGGCTATTTTCAGGAATGGCTAATGCTAGTAATAAAATCGGTATCTCTACCCAAGCATGAACTGCGGCGATAATTCCATATACAGCGCGGGTATGAATAAATTCTCTAGTAAAACTCACAAATAAAATCACACTGAGAAATCCCACTAACCAGGGAAATACATAATGCTCGTTTTGAGATTTATGATGCTTTTCCCACTTGGGTAAAACTCCGATAACTACGGCGTAGTGCATAGTTTGTAAAAAGACGGCGGCGGAAAAAAGGGAAATAGCGATCGCTTCATCTTGTAGTTGTGGTGGTACAAATATCCCTAAATGGTTTTCCAGTCCACCAACGGGAAATAAAGAGGCTTCTAATCCTACTAAACCCAGATAAGATAAAACTTGATTGGGAATTCCAGAAATAATCAGTAAGGGAATTAAAAGAAAGACCACTACACAACTAAATAAAGCATTATTTCTTGGCTTACCTCGCAATTTTTCCGCAATAAATCCGACAGGGGTGATGTTGTGCAGAATCGCGAAGATTAATAGTGTCAGAGTAGCTGAAGAAAATATCCCGACTGTCAAAGTCAAGCATAACATAGTTCCGAAAATTCCAAGCCGCCAGTCTTTTTTGGCTAATACTGGAATGACAAGAATAACTAGTCCTACTACACAACTTAATTCTAAAGTGATGCTTAACCAGGTGGGTATTAAACTCAATACTTGTAGACTTCGCAAGCCAATGATGAGAATTAATAACTGACTCATCCGCCAACATAGATTGTTTCCGAGACGTTGACGAAAGCGATTATCAACGTAATGCAGTTCAGTTAAAACATGAGTCAGACCAAAGGCTGCTAGAGTAAAAGTATAAGTAGCTAGAGGAAACGCTACTGATAATATGGCACTAGTTAGCACTAAAGCAACAGCCGCGAATATTGACATCATCTGCAAATTAATTTTGATTTCTGAAAATTTTAGTGCGGCGGTAAAGTAGCATAACTCCAAAGATAGATATGCTCGGAATTATCAAGTTAAATAAATTAAATTTATGCTTTAAAGAAGGTGAAGGTCGATTATCTTGTGATTGATAAGGTTTTCTTTCTGAATTACCTTGTTGATAGGTGTAGATGATTTCGTGATATTTTAATTCCAGAGACTTAGGGGTAATAGATATAATTTTGAGGATTTCAGTTACTTGTTTAATTCCATATCTATCAGGTAATCTTTCTACAGGGTTAATAGTATTTTTGGCAGGAATTAATTGAGATTTTTGGCGGTTAAAGTCTTTGAGTGATTCTCTATCTCCATCAATGATAATATCTTGGGATTTAACCTGAGATTTTCTGATGGCATAGATATTACTGTACTGTCTGTATCCATTTAGCCTTTCACACTGTCCTGGTTTGAGAATTACATTGTATGTGCCTAAACCGGGATTGGCTGATTGGATATGGGCAATTAATAAATAATTAGAATATTTGTTAAGATTTGCTACTTGAAAACAGTAATCTACGCGAGATGTTCCTGGGGATAAAACATCAGCCGAGGCTGTAGGTAGTTGGATAAATGTAATCAAAGTTATTAAGATTAAGCCTTTGAGGATGTTCTTGAGTAATTGCATGAGACTATTAGAACTAAATTCATCGTTAATAGTTATAACCTCCTCATTACCAATCGTCAGATACTCGAAACCACCACTATTCAACATACTTAGATAAATGCTGATGATCAGCACTGCTGTGCAAATGACGGAAACAACAAATAATGCTACATTAATAATAATTTTCATGTTAAGTACAATGACTTAAAAAAAGAAACTATATTATTAAGTAATGTAAAAATACTAGTATGAGTCTCGCAGAGAGAACTAAAACTCTCACCACAACACTT contains:
- a CDS encoding DUF2809 domain-containing protein; its protein translation is MLKFNQKYFYWTIILFIIEVCIAVFIDDGFIRPLIGDVLVVILIYCFIKSFWQIKSSTVALSVFAFACFIEVLQYFNFVNYLGWQKYKILAVALGSTFDWKDIIAYAIGTATILWLEHRKTIIN
- the hetF gene encoding cell division protein HetF, producing MTQEFHISVTPVGQNDYLVRTEKVATGVPLAEELVNWPVNDWLAMASHLMNDPLKIVLQGETIASGAIANNSVNLVALGQQLYQALFQGTLRDSWITAQGIAQNQQQVLRLRLGLKDNRLARLPWEVMHAGDRPLATGPYVAFSRFQSGISPASGVPSNNRPQLPEDGVIRVLMVLASPSDQASLNLLKQEAIKLQAELHRQLPRSLNGGYYLPEIELTLLDQPGREELTQALEQGRFHVLHYSGHSNLGPNGGEIYLVSNRTGLTETLSGDDLAGLLVNNNIKMAVFNSCWGTYTATSGIPRDSWERNLTESLVKRGIQSVLAMSERIPDEVALTLTQLFYRNLSQGYPVDLCVSRVRQGLISAYGSPQLYWALPILYLHAEFNGFLYPKTTNDNHTDALAEYSPPVSNNSLPAVGYSAVVDEPDMSVPIEGTIPSELARDNSGLDWLGEDTWGDLVDEIEYDDPTYAEDYAFVSDIFRQLEQPITENEVAEAQPPSPPPKPNQTASETPVNAAPKEPESPNLVPVTKNASSQSVSKVHNFRPASSKKRQRRQKSPILAMVGVGAIAFIVSFALLWQIRQSSIRKTPPIPSPTQTSQTPTDIQQMSTDMVTTVATSKLNQGELEAGLAAVEELLNRNALDNAEIALNLISRQDIQKPAVNFLRGRLAWQSLKRENTKYSIDDVRRYWDNAVRGNPDSSEYQNALGFAYYMEGNLNQANASWLQALSSALATQNSDFQAQLPPEALTSYAGLALGMYKSARSFTGNRRTQYLKEAIKLRQTVLQQDPLNFQAEKLGNNWLWTERTIADWRSLLRQEEITEN